Proteins from a genomic interval of Siniperca chuatsi isolate FFG_IHB_CAS linkage group LG10, ASM2008510v1, whole genome shotgun sequence:
- the vgll4a gene encoding transcription cofactor vestigial-like protein 4 isoform X1, translated as MLFTRMDLLNSQFLDKMNNNIGRLHYEDESRTPSLPTAMSNITGPPSHCPSKRKYGEEQMDDRINCNDDHMTKMSRLFATQLARPSAGDNRNEHWSLSHTPVEHITSSNGLHGNHLYASISGYAVDQPLALTKSSNDIGVGARERSVMSGTVERQQNRPSVITCAPASNRNCNLSHCHMNGCSPSQPADERKTNANTESDPVIEEHFRRSLGKNYKEAEPVSNSVSITGSVDDHFAKALGDAWLQIKAKGGGHQTPEADP; from the exons ATGCTATTCACTAGAATGGACCTGTTGAACTCTCAGTTCCTGGACAAGATGAACAATAACATTGGGAGACTGCACTACGAAG ATGAGTCCAGGACACCATCCCTGCCCACTGCTATGTCCAACATAACTGGGCCTCCTTCCCACTGCCCAAGCAAACGGAAGTATGGCGAAGAACAAATGGACGACCGAATCAACTGTAATGATGACCACATGACCAAAATGAGCAGATTGTTTGCCACTCAGCT GGCCCGTCCCTCTGCTGGAGACAACCGTAATGAGCACTGGAGCCTCAGTCACACTCCTGTGGAGCACATTACTTCCTCCAACGGTCTCCATGGGAACCACCTGTATGCTTCCATATCTGGCTATGCTGTAGACCAGCCTCTGGCGCTGACCAAAAGCAGCAACGACATTGGAGTTGGGGCCAGAGAGAGGTCTGTCATGAGTGGGACTGTAGAGCGGCAGCAG AATCGTCCCTCCGTTATTACCTGTGCCCCTGCCAGCAACCGCAATTGTAATCTCTCACACTGCCACATGAATGGCTGCTCACCCAGCCAACCTGCTGATGAGAGGAAGACCAATG CTAACACAGAAAGTGATCCTGTGATTGAGGAGCACTTCCGCCGCAGCCTTGGAAAAAACTACAAAGAAGCGGAGCCTGTGTCCAACTCAGTGTCCATCACAGGTTCAGTGGATGACCACTTTGCCAAGGCGCTGGGAGATGCCTGGCTCCAAATCAAGGCCAAGGGTGGGGGTCATCAGACCCCAGAGGCAGATCCTTGA
- the vgll4a gene encoding transcription cofactor vestigial-like protein 4 isoform X2, with the protein MFLFAYVGHIEASVLNWDCFITSLKTPCSCFNLIICTADSFPTDESRTPSLPTAMSNITGPPSHCPSKRKYGEEQMDDRINCNDDHMTKMSRLFATQLARPSAGDNRNEHWSLSHTPVEHITSSNGLHGNHLYASISGYAVDQPLALTKSSNDIGVGARERSVMSGTVERQQNRPSVITCAPASNRNCNLSHCHMNGCSPSQPADERKTNANTESDPVIEEHFRRSLGKNYKEAEPVSNSVSITGSVDDHFAKALGDAWLQIKAKGGGHQTPEADP; encoded by the exons ATGTTcttgtttgcttatgtaggtcatatagaggcatcagtattaaattgggactgtttcataaccagtttaaaaactccttgtagttgctttaatttgattatttgtaCTGCTGATTCCTTTCCCACAGATGAGTCCAGGACACCATCCCTGCCCACTGCTATGTCCAACATAACTGGGCCTCCTTCCCACTGCCCAAGCAAACGGAAGTATGGCGAAGAACAAATGGACGACCGAATCAACTGTAATGATGACCACATGACCAAAATGAGCAGATTGTTTGCCACTCAGCT GGCCCGTCCCTCTGCTGGAGACAACCGTAATGAGCACTGGAGCCTCAGTCACACTCCTGTGGAGCACATTACTTCCTCCAACGGTCTCCATGGGAACCACCTGTATGCTTCCATATCTGGCTATGCTGTAGACCAGCCTCTGGCGCTGACCAAAAGCAGCAACGACATTGGAGTTGGGGCCAGAGAGAGGTCTGTCATGAGTGGGACTGTAGAGCGGCAGCAG AATCGTCCCTCCGTTATTACCTGTGCCCCTGCCAGCAACCGCAATTGTAATCTCTCACACTGCCACATGAATGGCTGCTCACCCAGCCAACCTGCTGATGAGAGGAAGACCAATG CTAACACAGAAAGTGATCCTGTGATTGAGGAGCACTTCCGCCGCAGCCTTGGAAAAAACTACAAAGAAGCGGAGCCTGTGTCCAACTCAGTGTCCATCACAGGTTCAGTGGATGACCACTTTGCCAAGGCGCTGGGAGATGCCTGGCTCCAAATCAAGGCCAAGGGTGGGGGTCATCAGACCCCAGAGGCAGATCCTTGA
- the vgll4a gene encoding transcription cofactor vestigial-like protein 4 isoform X3: MSNITGPPSHCPSKRKYGEEQMDDRINCNDDHMTKMSRLFATQLARPSAGDNRNEHWSLSHTPVEHITSSNGLHGNHLYASISGYAVDQPLALTKSSNDIGVGARERSVMSGTVERQQNRPSVITCAPASNRNCNLSHCHMNGCSPSQPADERKTNANTESDPVIEEHFRRSLGKNYKEAEPVSNSVSITGSVDDHFAKALGDAWLQIKAKGGGHQTPEADP; encoded by the exons ATGTCCAACATAACTGGGCCTCCTTCCCACTGCCCAAGCAAACGGAAGTATGGCGAAGAACAAATGGACGACCGAATCAACTGTAATGATGACCACATGACCAAAATGAGCAGATTGTTTGCCACTCAGCT GGCCCGTCCCTCTGCTGGAGACAACCGTAATGAGCACTGGAGCCTCAGTCACACTCCTGTGGAGCACATTACTTCCTCCAACGGTCTCCATGGGAACCACCTGTATGCTTCCATATCTGGCTATGCTGTAGACCAGCCTCTGGCGCTGACCAAAAGCAGCAACGACATTGGAGTTGGGGCCAGAGAGAGGTCTGTCATGAGTGGGACTGTAGAGCGGCAGCAG AATCGTCCCTCCGTTATTACCTGTGCCCCTGCCAGCAACCGCAATTGTAATCTCTCACACTGCCACATGAATGGCTGCTCACCCAGCCAACCTGCTGATGAGAGGAAGACCAATG CTAACACAGAAAGTGATCCTGTGATTGAGGAGCACTTCCGCCGCAGCCTTGGAAAAAACTACAAAGAAGCGGAGCCTGTGTCCAACTCAGTGTCCATCACAGGTTCAGTGGATGACCACTTTGCCAAGGCGCTGGGAGATGCCTGGCTCCAAATCAAGGCCAAGGGTGGGGGTCATCAGACCCCAGAGGCAGATCCTTGA